The following proteins come from a genomic window of Sesamum indicum cultivar Zhongzhi No. 13 linkage group LG10, S_indicum_v1.0, whole genome shotgun sequence:
- the LOC105171675 gene encoding cellulose synthase-like protein E1, with protein MEKTRLPLHHCHVMKTDLIINRLYMFFLGTALLSLFYYRTTTLSHIIKTGESPLVPHLLVFISELLFTFIWVLQQAYRWRPVTRTVYPDRLPGDDRFPPIDVFICTADPSKEPSLGVMNTVISAMALDYPPDKLAVYLSDDGGSNVTLHAVREAWKFSKWWLPFCRKYELKTRCPGAYFSAESRDDRFISCSQFLAEEKEIEKKYNEFKESLEKNSVNASSSASRDHAPIIEVMNDAVDSSQQEMPILAYVAREKRPSRPHHFKAGALNALIRVSAVISNAPCILVLDCDHFCNDPTSARQAMCYYLDPEISPKLAFVQFPQKFHNISGHDLYDGRLNFYWRRWLGFDGLGGPSISGCNLYLKREALYGTKNIKNDIDLNHLKKSFGSSNELIRSISKNYEPHLSKDRKLTDAQAKEVERLASCNYDGQSEWGKEVGFIYFSVVEDVITSEFLQSQGWISVFVDPPRPCFLGACPTNLSDTLVQHGRWALGLMQISLSKYCAFLYGRGRMSTLQTMCYAAGSFDPIYVVPFYVLAIVGIPLYPKVSDPFFIVFAFVFLASQLKHVQEVMSYGDSLMSYLYELRMWMMRSASSFLYGSLGAILDKIGLHEAHFTLTNKAGDDEQAKLYQEGIYDFQASPVLIAPICSLYILNVISFVVGMGRIFRTQSGSEMLVQAFIPLFGVIVNYQVFEGMVLRKDRGRISTSVSLLSAVIAISVLCFGSLVLIY; from the exons ATGGAGAAAACTAGACTCCCTCTCCATCATTGCCATGTAATGAAAACTGACCTGATAATAAACAGGCTTTACATGTTCTTCCTTGGAACTGCTCTGTTGTCATTGTTCTACTACAGAACCACCACTCTTTCTCATATCATCAAAACCGGGGAATCTCCCCTTGTCCCTCATCTTCTTGTCTTCATCTCTGAGCTTCTGTTCACTTTTATATGGGTTTTGCAGCAAGCTTATCGATGGAGGCCCGTTACACGAACCGTATATCCCGACAGGTTACCAGGAGACGATAGGTTTCCACCTATTGATGTGTTCATATGCACAGCTGACCCGAGCAAGGAGCCGTCTCTTGGAGTAATGAACACTGTTATATCAGCTATGGCCCTGGATTACCCGCCTGATAAGCTCGCTGTTTATCTGTCGGACGATGGGGGCTCTAACGTGACTTTGCATGCTGTTCGTGAAGCCTGGAAATTCTCGAAATGGTGGCTTCCTTTCTGCAGAAAGTATGAGCTGAAAACCAGGTGCCCCGGAGCTTATTTTTCGGCTGAGAGCCGTGATGACAGGTTCATTAGCTGCAGCCAGTTCTTGGCTGAGGAGAAGGAAATTGAG AAAAAGTACAATGAATTCAAGGAAAGTCTGGAGAAGAATAGTGTGAATGCAAGCAGTTCTGCGAGCAGAGATCATGCACCCATCATTGAG GTAATGAACGACGCAGTCGACTCAAGCCAACAAGAGATGCCTATTCTTGCTTATGTTGCTCGGGAGAAAAGGCCATCTCGTCCACACCATTTCAAAGCTGGAGCACTTAATGCTCTT ATCAGAGTATCTGCAGTGATCAGCAATGCTCCATGCATCCTTGTGCTGGACTGCGACCATTTCTGCAATGATCCAACATCTGCCCGCCAAGCGATGTGCTATTATCTTGACCCTGAAATATCACCAAAACTAGCTTTCGTTCAGTTCCCTCAGAAGTTCCATAATATAAGTGGGCATGATCTCTACGATGGTCGCCTGAACTTTTATTGG AGAAGATGGCTTGGGTTTGATGGACTTGGAGGGCCATCTATATCTGGTTGCAACTTGTACTTGAAAAGGGAAGCACTCTATGGGACTAAGAATATCAAGAATG ATATCGATCTCAACCATTTGAAGAAGTCCTTTGGTTCAAGCAACGAGTTAATCAGATCAATTTCCAAGAATTACGAACCCCATTTGTCCAAGGACAGAAAACTTACCGATGCACAGGCCAAAGAGGTCGAGCGTCTAGCCTCATGCAATTATGACGGCCAGTCAGAATGGGGTAAAGAG GTggggttcatatatttttctgtagtGGAAGATGTCATTACGAGCGAATTTTTACAGAGTCAGGGGTGGATTTCTGTGTTTGTTGATCCTCCCAGGCCATGTTTCTTGGGCGCATGTCCTACAAATCTGAGTGATACGTTGGTTCAACACGGAAGATGGGCTCTTGGCCTGATGCAGATTTCACTATCAAAATATTGTGCATTTTTATATGGGCGTGGGAGAATGTCGACTCTTCAGACCATGTGTTACGCGGCAGGTTCATTTGACCCTATCTATGTCGTCCCGTTTTATGTCTTAGCTATCGTTGGCATTCCTCTCTATCCAAAG GTCTCGGATCCCTTCTTCATCGTCTTCGCCTTTGTTTTTCTCGCATCACAACTCAAACACGTGCAAGAGGTCATGTCCTACGGAGACTCCCTCATGTCGTACCTATACGAACTCAGGATGTGGATGATGAGGTCGGCCTCAAGTTTCTTGTACGGAAGTTTAGGTGCGATCTTGGACAAGATCGGCCTGCACGAAGCACATTTTACATTAACAAACAAGGCAGGCGACGACGAACAAGCCAAGCTTTACCAGGAAGGCATATATGATTTCCAGGCATCACCTGTGTTGATTGCTCCAATTTGCAGCTTGTACATTCTTAACGTGATCTCATTTGTTGTCGGAATGGGAAGGATTTTTCGGACTCAAAGCGGCAGTGAAATGTTGGTACAAGCTTTTATCCCGTTGTTCGGAGTAATTGTGAATTACCAGGTGTTTGAAGGGATGGTGTTGAGGAAGGATAGAGGTCGAATTTCGACATCAGTTTCTCTTCTGTCTGCTGTGATAGCGATATCTGTCCTGTGCTTTGGATCTCTTGTTCTCATTTACTAA
- the LOC105171665 gene encoding cellulose synthase-like protein G2 yields the protein MDGPSLPLNVRRLLTTNLLVNRLHMFVNGIAILALFHYRVSTLVRAFKTRETPLLPYLIVLVSEIVLTFLWVLHQAYKWRPVKLEVYPERLPGDETLPPVDVFVCTADPSKEPSLGVMNTVISAMALDYPPDKLAVYLQDDGGSYVTLNAVREAWKFARFWVPFRRKYELKFPCPVAYLSAEESVDEKFIGSSGFAAEKKIIEKRYAEFQEALEKNSVNASASVSRDHPPVIEVMTDENGDSNLKELPLLVYVAREKRPAHPHHFKGGALNVLLRVSAVISNAPYFMVLDCDMYCNDPSSVRQTMCFYLDPKVSPQIAWVQFPQKFRNLSEHDIYGGSLHHLYRIRQGLDGLRGPQIYGCNFVMTREAIYGTDKIQKEIDLNQLKKSFGSSNEFIKSIYKNYKPLLPEDRNPSAALEKELQLLASCTYDNGTQWGEEVGYRYFSVVEDCITSLILHCKGWISVFLNPARPCFLGASPTNLNDMLVQQTRWSFGLMQIGLSRFNPLIYGPLRMSILYSMCYAYIILESLYTVPFYGLATIPPICLLYGISLYPKVSDPYFIAFAFVFLSPRLKHVQEVVSFGDPFWTLLYELRDWMMKSGSCYFFALMNAFLQKLGLHEANFSLTSKVVDDEQARRYEQGIYDFQVSPLLLAPLCSLYILNLVTLILGIPRIFHKADQFFGQAFLSFFGVIVNYHFLEGMFLRKDNGRIAPSVTLLSVAISAIILCCGSLLLIY from the exons ATGGATGGGCCTTCACTTCCTCTGAATGTTCGCCGTTTGTTGACGACGAATCTCCTTGTCAACAGGCTCCATATGTTCGTCAATGGGATTGCTATACTCGCCTTGTTTCACTATAGAGTTTCCACTCTTGTTCGTGCTTTCAAAACCAGGGAGACTCCTCTTCTCCCCTATCTTATCGTTCTTGTCTCTGAGATTGTACTCACGTTTCTCTGGGTTCTGCACCAAGCCTATAAATGGAGACCCGTTAAACTTGAGGTGTACCCGGAAAGATTACCCGGAGATGAGACGCTTCCGCCGGTGGATGTGTTCGTATGCACCGCGGATCCCAGCAAAGAGCCCTCCCTGGGGGTGATGAACACCGTTATTTCGGCTATGGCGCTTGATTATCCTCCTGATAAGCTTGCTGTTTATCTTCAGGATGATGGGGGTTCTTACGTTACTTTAAATGCCGTTCGTGAAGCCTGGAAATTCGCCAGATTCTGGGTTCCCTTCCGTAGAAAGTATGAGCTGAAATTTCCGTGCCCAGTGGCTTATTTATCGGCTGAGGAAAGTGTTGATGAGAAGTTTATTGGCAGCAGTGGATTCGCAGCTGAGAAGAAGATAATCGAg AAAAGGTACGCCGAATTCCAGGAAGCTCTGGAGAAGAATTCAGTAAATGCAAGTGCTTCTGTTAGCAGAGATCATCCACCTGTAATCGAG GTGATGACAGATGAAAATGGGGATTCCAACCTAAAAGAATTGCCTCTTCTTGTTTATGTCGCTAGGGAAAAAAGGCCTGCTCATCCACACCATTTCAAAGGAGGAGCACTCAATGTTCTT CTCCGAGTATCTGCAGTGATCAGTAATGCTCCTTACTTTATGGTGCTGGACTGTGACATGTATTGCAATGATCCATCATCGGTCCGCCAAACAATGTGCTTCTatcttgacccaaaagtatCTCCACAAATAGCTTGGGTTCAGTTCCCTCAGAAATTCCGTAATCTGAGTGAGCATGATATCTATGGTGGTTCGCTGCATCACCTTTAT AGAATAAGGCAAGGCTTAGATGGGCTTAGAGGGCCTCAAATATATGGCTGCAACTTTGTGATGACAAGGGAAGCGATCTATGGGACTGACAAAATTCAGAAGG AAATCGATCTCAATCAGCTGAAGAAGTCATTTGGCTCAAGCAATGAGttcattaaatcaatttacaaaaattacaaaccaCTGTTGCCGGAGGACAGAAATCCCTCTGCTGCATTGGAAAAAGAGCTCCAGCTGCTGGCCTCTTGTACTTACGACAATGGCACACAATGGGGAGAAGAG GTGGGTTACAGATACTTTTCTGTTGTGGAGGATTGTATTACAAGTCTTATTTTACACTGTAAGGGCTGGATTTCGGTGTTTCTTAACCCTGCCCGACCATGTTTCTTGGGAGCATCTCCTACAAACCTGAATGATATGTTGGTTCAACAGACACGATGGTCTTTTGGCCTAATGCAAATAGGTTTGTCAAGGTTTAATCCTCTTATATACGGCCCACTGAGGATGTCGATTCTTTATAGCATGTGTTATGCTTACATTATACTTGAAAGTCTCTACACCGTGCCCTTCTATGGTTTAGCCACCATTCCTCCGATCTGTCTACTTTACGGCATTTCTCTGTATCcgaag GTTTCAGATCCATATTTCATTGCGTTTGCATTCGTTTTCCTCTCACCACGACTCAAGCATGTGCAAGAAGTTGTTTCCTTTGGGGATCCATTCTGGACTCTACTTTATGAACTGAGGGACTGGATGATGAAGTCAGGATCATGTTACTTCTTTGCACTCATGAATGCATTTTTGCAGAAACTTGGCTTGCATGAAGCAAATTTTTCACTAACAAGCAAGGTGGTTGACGACGAACAAGCCAGGAGATATGAGCAGGGGATTTATGATTTCCAAGTATCACCTTTGCTGCTCGCCCCGTTATGCAGCTTATACATTCTTAATTTGGTCACCTTGATTCTTGGAATCCCAAGGATCTTTCACAAGGCCGATCAGTTTTTCGGACAAGCTTTTCTCTCATTCTTTGGGGTAATTGTGAACTACCATTTTCTGGAAGGTATGTTCTTGAGAAAGGACAATGGCCGGATTGCACCATCTGTTACTCTGCTCTCTGTTGCAATTTCTGCAATCATCTTGTGTTGTGGATCCCTTCTTCTCATTTACTAA
- the LOC105171676 gene encoding cellulose synthase-like protein E1 isoform X1, which produces MDGSSLPLNARHVLTKELIINRINMFVNGIAIVALFYYRATTLGRIIETRETPLVPYLIVVFSEIMFTFMWILYQAYRWRPVKLEVYPERLTGDEKLPPVDVFVCTADPSKEPSLGVMNTVVSALALDYPPDKLAVYLQDDGGSYVTLNAIREAWKLARFWVPFRRKYELKIACPAAYLLSKESAHENFIGSSEFAAEKKMIEKKYAEFQEALEKNSVNASASVSRDHAPAIEVITDENGDSNLKDIPLLVYTAREKRPAHPHHFKGGALNVLLRVSAVITNAPYFLVLDCDMYCNNPSSARGAMCFYLDPKIAPKIAWVQYPQKFHNLSEYDIYGGSLNAIYKSAIGFDGLQGPNLYGCNFVMTRESIYGIGKIEKDVDLNQLKKTFGSSNEFINSLYKSYIPQLPEHRKPSAELQKELQLLASCTYDNGTDWGEEVGYRYFTVVEDAITSLSLHCKGWISVYIDPASPCFLGATTTNLNDMLVQQTRWAFGLMQIGLSRFNPLIYGPLRMSILESLCYAYNFLESLYVFPVYGLAIIPPICLLYGIPLYPKVSDPYFIVFAFIFLSSRLKHVQETIAFGDLLRNTVYELRIWMMKSVACYFYAILNAILDKIGLHEANFSLTSKVVDDEQETRFRQGIYDFQVSPMLLIPLCSLYILNLGAFIIGMARLFQNNDELLAQAVLSFFVVIVNYHLMEGMFLRKDKGRIAPSVTLLSIAISAIILGCGSLLVFY; this is translated from the exons ATGGATGGGTCTTCACTTCCGCTGAATGCTCGCCATGTGTTGACGAAGGAGCTCATCATCAACAGGATCAATATGTTCGTCAATGGGATTGCTATAGTGGCCTTGTTTTACTATAGAGCTACCACTCTTGGTCGTATTATCGAAACCAGGGAGACTCCTCTTGTCCCATATCTCATCGTCGTTTTCTCTGAGATCATGTTCACTTTTATGTGGATTCTTTACCAGGCTTACAGATGGAGACCCGTTAAACTTGAGGTGTACCCGGAAAGATTAACGGGAGATGAGAAGCTTCCGCCGGTGGATGTGTTCGTATGCACTGCGGATCCCAGCAAAGAGCCCTCCCTGGGGGTGATGAACACCGTTGTTTCGGCTTTGGCTCTTGATTACCCTCCTGATAAGCTTGCTGTTTATCTTCAGGATGATGGTGGTTCTTATGTTACTTTAAATGCCATTCGTGAAGCCTGGAAACTCGCCAGATTCTGGGTTCCCTTCCGTAGAAAGTATGAATTGAAAATTGCGTGCCCAGCAGCCTATTTATTGTCTAAGGAAAGTGCTCATGAGAATTTCATTGGCAGCAGTGAGTTCGCTGCTGAGAAGAAGATGATCGAG AAAAAATACGCTGAATTCCAGGAAGCTCTGGAGAAGAATTCAGTAAATGCAAGCGCTTCAGTTAGCAGAGATCATGCACCTGCAATCGAG GTGATTACAGATGAAAATGGGGACTCCAATCTAAAAGATATTCCTCTCCTTGTTTATACTGCTCGGGAAAAAAGGCCTGCTCATCCACACCATTTCAAAGGAGGAGCACTCAATGTTCTA CTTCGCGTATCTGCAGTAATCACCAATGCTCCCTACTTTTTGGTGTTGGACTGTGACATGTACTGCAACAATCCATCATCGGCTCGTGGAGCTATGTGCTTCTATCTTGACCCTAAAATAGCTCCAAAAATAGCTTGGGTTCAGTACCCTcagaaatttcataatttgagTGAATATGATATCTATGGTGGTTCGTTGAATGCCATTTAC AAATCAGCGATAGGCTTCGATGGGCTCCAAGGACCTAACCTATACGGCTGCAACTTTGTCATGACAAGGGAATCGATCTATGGAATTggcaaaattgaaaagg ACGTCGATCTAAATCAGCTAAAGAAGACATTTGGTTCAAGCAATGAGTTCATCAACTCACTTTACAAAAGTTACATACCACAGTTGCCGGAGCACAGAAAGCCCTCTGCTGAATTGCAAAAAGAGCTCCAACTGCTAGCCTCCTGTACTTATGACAATGGGACAGATTGGGGAGAAGAG GTGGGTTACAGATATTTTACCGTTGTGGAGGATGCTATTACAAGTCTTAGTTTGCACTGTAAGGGGTGGATTTCTGTATATATTGACCCTGCCAGTCCATGCTTCTTGGGTGCAACCACTACGAACCTGAATGATATGTTGGTTCAACAGACACGATGGGCTTTTGGCCTAATGCAAATTGGCCTGTCAAGGTTTAATCCTCTTATATACGGCCCGTTGAGGATGTCGATTCTTGAAAGCTTGTGTTATGCTTACAATTTTTTGGAATCTCTCTATGTTTTCCCTGTTTATGGTTTGGCCATCATTCCTCCAATCTGTCTACTTTATGGCATTCCTCTGTATCCAAAG GTTTCAGATCCATACTTTATTGTGTTTGCATTCATCTTTCTCTCATCAAGACTCAAGCATGTGCAAGAGACCATTGCGTTTGGGGATCTATTGAGGAATACAGTGTATGAGCTGAGAATTTGGATGATGAAATCTGTAGCATGTTACTTTTATGCAATTCTGAATGcaattttggacaaaattgGTTTGCATGAAGCAAATTTTTCGTTAACAAGCAAGGTGGTTGACGATGAACAAGAAACGCGTTTTAGGCAGGGGATATATGATTTCCAAGTATCACCGATGCTGCTCATCCCATTATGCAGCTTGTACATTCTTAATTTGGGCGCCTTTATTATCGGAATGGCAAGGCTCTTTCAGAATAATGACGAGTTGTTGGCGCAAGCTGTTCTCTCATTCTTTGTGGTAATTGTGAATTACCATTTGATGGAAGGTATGTTCTTGAGGAAGGACAAGGGCCGGATTGCACCGTCTGTTACTCTGCTCTCTATTGCAATTTCTGCAATCATCCTGGGCTGCGGATCTCTCCTTGTCTTTTACTAA
- the LOC105171676 gene encoding cellulose synthase-like protein E1 isoform X2 yields the protein MDGSSLPLNARHVLTKELIINRINMFVNGIAIVALFYYRATTLGRIIETRETPLVPYLIVVFSEIMFTFMWILYQAYRWRPVKLEVYPERLTGDEKLPPVDVFVCTADPSKEPSLGVMNTVVSALALDYPPDKLAVYLQDDGGSYVTLNAIREAWKLARFWVPFRRKYELKIACPAAYLLSKESAHENFIGSSEFAAEKKMIEKKYAEFQEALEKNSVNASASVSRDHAPAIEVITDENGDSNLKDIPLLVYTAREKRPAHPHHFKGGALNVLLRVSAVITNAPYFLVLDCDMYCNNPSSARGAMCFYLDPKIAPKIAWVQYPQKFHNLSEYDIYGGSLNAIYKSAIGFDGLQGPNLYGCNFVMTRESIYGIGKIEKDVDLNQLKKTFGSSNEFINSLYKSYIPQLPEHRKPSAELQKELQLLASCTYDNGTDWGEEVGYRYFTVVEDAITSLSLHCKGWISVYIDPASPCFLGATTTNLNDMLVQQTRWAFGLMQIGLSRFNPLIYGPLRMSILESLCYAYNFLESLYVFPVYGLAIIPPICLLYGIPLYPKVTDPYFIVFAFIFLSARLKHIQETVAFGDPLRNTVYELRVWMMKSVACYFYAVLNGILDRLGLREANFSLTSKVVDDEQETRFKQGVYDFQVSPALLIPICSLYILNLAAFIIGIARLFQKKDELLAQAVLSFFVVIVNYHLVEGMFLRKDKGRIAPSVTLLSIAVSAIILACGSLLVFY from the exons ATGGATGGGTCTTCACTTCCGCTGAATGCTCGCCATGTGTTGACGAAGGAGCTCATCATCAACAGGATCAATATGTTCGTCAATGGGATTGCTATAGTGGCCTTGTTTTACTATAGAGCTACCACTCTTGGTCGTATTATCGAAACCAGGGAGACTCCTCTTGTCCCATATCTCATCGTCGTTTTCTCTGAGATCATGTTCACTTTTATGTGGATTCTTTACCAGGCTTACAGATGGAGACCCGTTAAACTTGAGGTGTACCCGGAAAGATTAACGGGAGATGAGAAGCTTCCGCCGGTGGATGTGTTCGTATGCACTGCGGATCCCAGCAAAGAGCCCTCCCTGGGGGTGATGAACACCGTTGTTTCGGCTTTGGCTCTTGATTACCCTCCTGATAAGCTTGCTGTTTATCTTCAGGATGATGGTGGTTCTTATGTTACTTTAAATGCCATTCGTGAAGCCTGGAAACTCGCCAGATTCTGGGTTCCCTTCCGTAGAAAGTATGAATTGAAAATTGCGTGCCCAGCAGCCTATTTATTGTCTAAGGAAAGTGCTCATGAGAATTTCATTGGCAGCAGTGAGTTCGCTGCTGAGAAGAAGATGATCGAG AAAAAATACGCTGAATTCCAGGAAGCTCTGGAGAAGAATTCAGTAAATGCAAGCGCTTCAGTTAGCAGAGATCATGCACCTGCAATCGAG GTGATTACAGATGAAAATGGGGACTCCAATCTAAAAGATATTCCTCTCCTTGTTTATACTGCTCGGGAAAAAAGGCCTGCTCATCCACACCATTTCAAAGGAGGAGCACTCAATGTTCTA CTTCGCGTATCTGCAGTAATCACCAATGCTCCCTACTTTTTGGTGTTGGACTGTGACATGTACTGCAACAATCCATCATCGGCTCGTGGAGCTATGTGCTTCTATCTTGACCCTAAAATAGCTCCAAAAATAGCTTGGGTTCAGTACCCTcagaaatttcataatttgagTGAATATGATATCTATGGTGGTTCGTTGAATGCCATTTAC AAATCAGCGATAGGCTTCGATGGGCTCCAAGGACCTAACCTATACGGCTGCAACTTTGTCATGACAAGGGAATCGATCTATGGAATTggcaaaattgaaaagg ACGTCGATCTAAATCAGCTAAAGAAGACATTTGGTTCAAGCAATGAGTTCATCAACTCACTTTACAAAAGTTACATACCACAGTTGCCGGAGCACAGAAAGCCCTCTGCTGAATTGCAAAAAGAGCTCCAACTGCTAGCCTCCTGTACTTATGACAATGGGACAGATTGGGGAGAAGAG GTGGGTTACAGATATTTTACCGTTGTGGAGGATGCTATTACAAGTCTTAGTTTGCACTGTAAGGGGTGGATTTCTGTATATATTGACCCTGCCAGTCCATGCTTCTTGGGTGCAACCACTACGAACCTGAATGATATGTTGGTTCAACAGACACGATGGGCTTTTGGCCTAATGCAAATTGGCCTGTCAAGGTTTAATCCTCTTATATACGGCCCGTTGAGGATGTCGATTCTTGAAAGCTTGTGTTATGCTTACAATTTTTTGGAATCTCTCTATGTTTTCCCTGTTTATGGTTTGGCCATCATTCCTCCAATCTGTCTACTTTATGGCATTCCTCTGTATCCAAAG GTTACAGATCCATACTTTATTGTGTTTGCATTCATCTTTCTCTCAGCACGACTCAAGCATATTCAAGAGACTGTTGCGTTTGGGGATCCATTGAGGAATACAGTGTATGAACTGAGGGTTTGGATGATGAAGTCGGTAGCATGTTACTTTTATGCAGTCCTGAATGGGATTTTGGATAGACTTGGTTTGCGTGAAGCAAATTTTTCTCTAACAAGCAAGGTGGTTGACGATGAACAAGAAACGCGCTTCAAGCAGGGGGTATATGATTTCCAAGTATCACCAGCGCTGCTCATCCCAATATGCAGCTTGTACATTCTTAATTTGGCCGCCTTTATTATCGGAATCGCAAGGCTCTTTCAGAAGAAAGACGAGTTGTTGGCACAAGCTGTTCTCTCCTTCTTTGTGGTAATCGTGAATTACCATTTGGTGGAAGGTATGTTCTTGAGGAAGGACAAGGGCCGGATTGCACCGTCTGTTACTCTGCTCTCTATTGCAGTTTCCGCAATCATCTTGGCCTGCGGATCTCTCCTTGTCTTTTACTAA